The Chromatiales bacterium DNA segment ATCTGCTCGTGCGCGATCGGCACCGGGTCGCGCAGGCCTGGAGCGACATCGACGTGCAGCTCAAGCGCCGCCACGACCTGATTCCGAAACTCATCGACGCCCTGCGTGCGCACACGGATTTCGAGCGCAGCGTGCAGACTGAACTCGCGGAACTGCGCGCGCGCAGCGAACGCCAGCAAAACCCCGCCGAACGCGGCGCGACGGAAGGCCGGCTGGGCGAACGGCTCGGCCAGCTGATCGCCGTCGCGGAGGCCTATCCGGTGCTTGCCTCCTCGGAATCGTTCCTGCACTTGCAGCAGCAATTGACCGCGGTCGAGACCGACCTGCAGTACGCGCGCCGCTACTACAACGGCGCGGTCAATGCGCTGAACGTGCGCATCGATTCGTTCCCGGACCTGCTCGTCGCGCGGCCGTTCGGCTTTCGCCCGGCGGAACTGTTCCAGGCCGAGGCATGAA contains these protein-coding regions:
- a CDS encoding LemA family protein; its protein translation is MEWIFYTALGAVVVWAIVAFNLLVRDRHRVAQAWSDIDVQLKRRHDLIPKLIDALRAHTDFERSVQTELAELRARSERQQNPAERGATEGRLGERLGQLIAVAEAYPVLASSESFLHLQQQLTAVETDLQYARRYYNGAVNALNVRIDSFPDLLVARPFGFRPAELFQAEA